A section of the Passer domesticus isolate bPasDom1 chromosome 17, bPasDom1.hap1, whole genome shotgun sequence genome encodes:
- the C17H22orf39 gene encoding synaptic plasticity regulator PANTS, which translates to MEGTGGSWRPPRSCEDYWAEWKHCRGLRHAFHHYYAHGALPACGRWREDYEACRAWERERSAAAQEALCKSERARVMEKQKYAPVWKLRKSPPPDWYLPLDHDKSN; encoded by the exons ATGGAGGGCACGGGCGGCTCCTGGCGg CCGCCGCGCTCGTGCGAGGACTACTGGGCGGAGTGGAAGCACTGCCGCGGGCTGCGGCACGCCTTCCACCACTACTACGCGCACGGGGCGCTGCCCGCCTGCGGCCGCTGGCGGGAGGACTACGAGGCGTGCCGCGCCTGGGAGCGGGAGCGCAGCGCCGCCGCGCAG gAAGCTTTGTGCAAGAGTGAAAGAGCTCGAGTTatggaaaaacagaaatatgCTCCAGTGTGGAAGCTCAGGAAGAGCCCACCACCTGACTGGTATCTACCACTTGACCACGACAAATCAAATTAA
- the CDC45 gene encoding cell division control protein 45 homolog, with amino-acid sequence MFVSDCRREFYELIVTQRVLLLVASDVDALCACKILQALFQCDHVQYTLVPVAGWQELETAFLEHKDQFKYFVLINCGANVDLLEILQPEEDTFFFVCDSHRPINVVNVYNDTQIKLLVKQDDDLDVPAYDDIFRDDDEEEEDSENESEGSEPLEKRRRFEEEIIERTMKRRQRREWEARRREILFDYEQYEYHGTSSAMVMFDLAWIMSKDLNDMLWWAIVGLTDQWVQDKITQMKYVTDIGILQRHVSRHNHRNEDEENSLSIDCMRIAFEYDLRLALYQHWSLYESLCNTCYTSASLKLWSVQGQKRLQEFLADMGLPLKQVKQKFNSMDMSLKENLREMIEESANKFGMKDLRVQTFSIHFGFKNKFSASDIVYATTSLMENTEKEGPETTNFIKALDSLSRGNLDKLHQGLDLAKKQLRAIQQTVASCICTNLVISQGPFLYCSLMEGTPDVKLFSKPVSLCLLSKYLLKSFVCSTKNKRCKLLPLVMAAPMDVEQGTVIMVGIPPETESSDKKNFFGRAFEKAAESTSSRALHNHFQMSIIELKTEDRSKFLDALISLLS; translated from the exons ATGTTCGTGTCCGACTGCCGCCGGGAGTTCTACGAGCTGATCGTCACCCAG CGTGTTCTTCTTCTCGTTGCTTCAGATGTTGATGCATTATGTGCCTGTAAAATCCTCCAA GCTTTGTTTCAGTGTGACCATGTGCAATACACACTCGTGCCAGTGGCGGGGTGGCAGGAGCTTGAAACTGCCTTTCTGGAGCATAAGGATCAG ttcaaatACTTTGTTCTTATTAATTGTGGTGCCAATGTAGACCTCCTGGAAATCTTGCAGCCTGAAgaagacacttttttttttgtgtgtgacaGTCACAGACCGATCAATGTAGTGAATGTTTACAATGACACACAG attaAGCTGTTAGTCAAGCAAGATGATGATCTCGATGTTCCTGCTTACGATGACATCTTCAGAGAtgatgatgaggaggaggaggactcAGAGAATGAAAGTGAAGGCTCAGAACCCCTGGAGAAGCGCAGACGCTTTGAAGAG GAGATAATAGAGAGGACAATGAAAAGGAGACAAAGGCGAGAATGGGAGGCACGCAG aCGAGAAATTCTTTTTGATTATGAACAATATGAATACCATGGAACCTCA TCTGCAATGGTGATGTTTGATCTGGCATGGATAATGTCTAAGGACTTGAATGACATGCTGTG GTGGGCTATTGTTGGCCTAACAGATCAATGGGTCCAAGATAAAATCACTCA AATGAAGTACGTGACTGACATCGGGATCCTGCAGCGCCACGTGTCCCGCCACAACCACCGCAACGAGGATGAGGAGAACTCTCTGTCCATTGACTGCATGAGAATTGCATTTGAGTATGA CCTGCGCCTGGCACTGTACCAGCACTGGTCTCTCTATGAAAGTCTCTGTAACACCTGCTACACCTCTGCCAGCCTCAAGCTTTGGTCTGTGCAAGGGCAGAAGAGGCTCCAGGAGTTTTTGGCTGACATGGG TTTGCCCTTGAAGCAAGTGAAACAGAAGTTTAATTCCATGGACATGTCTTTGAAAGAAAATCTTCGGGAGATGATTGAAGAATCTGCAAACAAATTTGG aATGAAAGATTTGCGAGTTCAGACTTTCAGCATTCACTTTGGCTTTAAGAACAAGTTCTCAGCAAGTGACATAGTTTATGCAACAACTTCTCTCatggaaaacacagagaaagagGGGCCTGAAACAACTAATTTCATTAAGGCTTTGGACAGTCTCTCCAG GGGTAACCTGGACAAGCTGCACCAAGGCCTGGACCTAGCCAAAAAGCAGCTACGTGCCATTCAGCAGACAGTGGCCAGCTGTATTTGCACCAACCTTGTCATTTCCCAGGGGCCATTTCTTTACTGCTCCCTCATGGAG GGCACACCAGATGTGAAACTGTTTTCCAAACCAGTGTCTCTCTGTCTGCTTAGTAAATACTTACTGAAGTCATTTGTTTGCTCT ACAAAAAACAAGCGCTGCAAGCTGCTGCCCCTGGTCATGGCTGCACCCATGGATGTTGAACAGGGAACTGTCATCATGGTGGGGattcctccagagacagaaagCTCAGACAAAAAGAA cttTTTCGGAAGAGCCTTCGAGAAGGCGGCGGAGAGCACGAGCTCGCGGGCGCTGCACAACCACTTCCAGATGTCCA taATTGAATTGAAAACAGAAGATCGGAGCAAATTTCTGGATGCACTCATTTCTCTCCTGTCTTAA
- the MRPL40 gene encoding large ribosomal subunit protein mL40, which yields MWAAAAAARGLRGARLSSWLPQRVPLQGSHWQSSLLGLRTSLPVRAQPKKKKKVDVKKEQAQKERMKKKLKKLEKAAPELIPIEDFITPLKYSESNRVRSLPTLSPEEAERRVLLLKKWCLFKQKQDEAEKKAIKALVGSQQEALRELQLESEELYQAAILRDEALFPFERDGPSYTPPLPGYDPPEGKCVDITKVYTQ from the exons atgtgggcggcggcggcggcggcgcgggggctCCGCGGGGCCCGGCTCAG ctcctggctgccccagcgGGTCCCACTCCAAGGGAGTCACTGGCAGAGCTCCTTGCTGGGGCTCAGGACGTCCCTCCCTGTGAG AGCACAGccaaagaagaagaagaaagtggATGTGAAGAAAGAGCAAGCACAGAAGGAGCGTATGAAGAAAAAGCTTAAAAAGTTGGAAAAAGCTGCCCCAGAACTGATTCCAATTGAGGATTTTATAACACCACTGAAGTACTCGGAGAGCAACAG GGTGCGAAGCCTTCCCACTCTTTCTCCTGAAGAGGCTGAAAGAAGAGTTTTGCTTTTGAAGAAGTGGTGTTTGTTCAAGCAGAAACAAGATGaggcagaaaagaaagcaaTCAAAGCCCTGGTGGGATCTCAGCAGGAGGCGCTgcgggagctgcagctggagtcCGAGGAGCTGTACCAGGCAGCAATCCTGAGGGACGAGGCGCTCTTCCCCTTCGAGAGGGACGGGCCCAGTTACACCCCTCCCCTTCCTGGCTACGACCCCCCCGAGGGGAAGTGCGTTGACATCACCAAGGTGTACACACAGTGA
- the UFD1 gene encoding ubiquitin recognition factor in ER-associated degradation protein 1: protein MFSFNMFDHPIPRVFQNRFSTQYRCFSVSMLAGPNDRSDVEKGGKIIMPPSALDQLSRLNITYPMLFKLTNKNSDRMTHCGVLEFVADEGICYLPHWMMQNLLLEEGGLVQVESVNLQVATYSKFQPQSPDFLDITNPKAVLENALRNFACLTTGDVIAINYNEKIYELRVMETKPDKAVSIIECDMNVDFDAPLGYKEPERSAQHEEAADVEADHSGYVSDIGFRAFSGSGNRLDGKKKGVEPSPSPIKPGDIRRGIPNYDFKIGRITFIRNSRPLVKKVEEDESGSRFIAFSGEGQSLRKKGRKP, encoded by the exons atg TTCTCTTTCAATATGTTTGACCACCCCATCCCCCGCGTGTTCCAGAACCGTTTTTCAACGCAGTACCGCTGCTTCTCGGTGTCCATGCTGGCCGGGCCTAATGACAGGTCAGATGTGGAGAAAGGCGGGAAGA TAATTATGCCACCATCAGCTTTGGATCAACTCA GCCGCCTTAATATTACGTACCCCATGCTGTTCAAGCTGACCAACAAGAACTCAGACAGGATGACTCACTGTGGAGTGCTGGAGTTTGTGGCTGATGAGGGCATCTGTTACCTTCCACACTGG ATGATGCAGAATTTGCTGCTGGAAGAAGGAGGCCTGGTGCAAGTGGAGAGCGTCAATCTGCAAGTTGCTACTTACTCAAAATTCCAGCCACAAAGTCCAGATTTTCTTGACATCACCAATCCCAAAGCTGT ACTGGAAAATGCATTGAGGAACTTTGCCTGCCTGACTACTGGGGATGTGATTGCCATCAACTACAATGAAAAG ATCTATGAGCTTCGGGTAATGGAGACCAAACCAGACAAGGCTGTGTCCATCATAGAGTGTGACATGAAC GTGGATTTTGATGCTCCTTTGGGATACAAGGAACCAGAAAGAAGTGCACAACACGAAGAGGCCGCA GATGTGGAAGCAGACCACAGTGGATATGTGAGCGATATAGGATTTCGA GCATTCTCTGGATCTGGGAACAGATTGGATGGCAAGAAGAAAGGTGTGGAGCCCAGTCCCTCCCCAATTAAACCAGGAGACATCCGAAG agGAATTCCCAACTATGACTTCAAGATCGGTAGAATCACGTTCATTAGGAATTCACGCCCACTGGTCAAGAAAGTGGAGGAG GATGAATCTGGAAGCCGGTTCATTGCCTTTTCAGGAGAAGGCCAGTCCCTGCGCAAGAAGGGAAGGAagccctga
- the CLDN5 gene encoding claudin-5, giving the protein MTSAAVEILGLGLGVLGWVGVILACGLPMWQVSAFIDVNIVVAQTIWEGLWMNCVVQSTGQMQCKVYDSILALPPEVQAGRALTVIVALLGLVALMVTVVGAQCTNCIRPGKMKSRIVIAGGAIYILCGVLVLIPLCWFANIVISDFYDPTVPSSQKREMGAALYIGWAATALLLFGGCLICCCSCSQRDETSFPVKYSAPRRPTSNGEYDKKNYV; this is encoded by the coding sequence ATGACTTCGGCGGCGGTGGAAATCTTGGGGCTGGGACTGGGCGTCCTGGGCTGGGTGGGGGTGATCCTGGCCTGCGGGTTGCCCATGTGGCAGGTGTCGGCCTTCATCGACGTGAACATCGTGGTGGCGCAGACCatctgggaagggctgtggatGAACTGCGTGGTGCAGAGCACGGGGCAGATGCAGTGCAAGGTGTACGACTCCATCCTGGCGCTGCCGCCCGAGGTGCAGGCGGGCCGGGCGCTCACCGTCAtcgtggcactgctggggctggtggcGCTGATGGTGACCGTGGTGGGCGCGCAGTGCACCAACTGCATCCGGCCCGGCAAGATGAAGTCCCGCATCGTGATCGCCGGCGGGGCCATCTACATCCTCTGCGGGGTCCTGGTCCTCATCCCGCTCTGCTGGTTCGCCAACATCGTCATCAGCGACTTCTACGACCCCACCGTGCCGTCGTCCCAGAAGCGGGAGATGGGGGCCGCGCTCTACATCGGCTGGGCGGCCACGGCCCTGCTGCTCTTCGGGGGCTGCctcatctgctgctgctcctgctcccagcgcGACGAGACCTCCTTCCCCGTCAAGTACTCGGCGCCGCGGCGGCCCACGTCCAACGGCGAGTACGACAAGAAGAATTACGTCTGA